A region of Asterias amurensis chromosome 20, ASM3211899v1 DNA encodes the following proteins:
- the LOC139952698 gene encoding C-type lectin domain family 4 member M-like — translation MPPTWSQWQDKCYNVHDTNATWEEGKQICVELGRVMVVPQSEEELQHLVNMSSCQWFWIGCNDLEVEGTWVCHDGEGTFDEQDKRWEDGQPRSVGGNENCAAGRLSGWFDIPCDYEDPVMLMCQRPVSKAL, via the exons ATGCCCCCTACTTGGAGCCAGTGGCAAGACAAATGCTACAATGTGCATGATACCAACGCTACATGGGAAGAGGGCAAGCAGATTTGTGTTGAGTTGGGTAGGGTGATGGTTGTCCCTCAATCCGAAGAAGAGTTACAACACCTCGTCAACATGAGCAGTTGCCAATGGTTCTGGATTGGTTGCAACGACCTTGAAGTTGAAG GTACCTGGGTGTGTCATGATGGTGAGGGTACTTTTGACGAGCAGGACAAGAGATGGGAAGATGGTCAGCCAAGGAGTGTCGGCGGCAATGAAAACTGCGCTGCTGGCCGTCTTTCAGGCTGGTTCGATATTCCTTGTGATTACGAAGACCCAGTGATGTTAATGTGCCAGCGCCCCGTATCAAAAGCACTGTAG